The Chlorocebus sabaeus isolate Y175 chromosome 16, mChlSab1.0.hap1, whole genome shotgun sequence genome window below encodes:
- the LOC140708625 gene encoding C-C motif chemokine 3-like 1 isoform X2, whose product MQVSTAALAVLLCTMALCKPVFSAPLGADTPTSCCFSYISRQIPQNFIADYFETSSQCSKPGVIFLTKRGRQVCADPSEDWVQKYVSDLELSA is encoded by the exons ATGCAGGTCTCCACTGCTGCCCTTGCCGTCCTCCTCTGCACCATGGCTCTCTGCAAGCCAGTCTTCTCTGCACCAC TTGGTGCTGACACCCCGACCTCCTGCTGCTTCAGCTACATCTCCCGGCAGATTCCACAGAATTTCATAGCTGACTACTTTGAGACCAGCAGCCAGTGCTCCAAGCCCGGTGTCAT CTTCCTAACCAAGAGAGGCCGGCAGGTCTGTGCTGACCCCAGTGAGGACTGGGTCCAGAAATACGTCAGCGACCTGGAGCTGAGTGCCTGA
- the LOC140708625 gene encoding C-C motif chemokine 3 isoform X1: MPSSHLVWASLPSSATRGSEAAWPFLLRCAQAHSLPFSAVGADTPTSCCFSYISRQIPQNFIADYFETSSQCSKPGVIFLTKRGRQVCADPSEDWVQKYVSDLELSA, translated from the exons ATGCCTTCCAGTCACTTGGTCTGGGCAAGCCTGCCTTCCTCAGCCACTCGGGGATCAGAAGCTGCCTGGCCTTTTCTTCTGAGATGTGCCCAGGctcattctcttcctttctccgcAGTTGGTGCTGACACCCCGACCTCCTGCTGCTTCAGCTACATCTCCCGGCAGATTCCACAGAATTTCATAGCTGACTACTTTGAGACCAGCAGCCAGTGCTCCAAGCCCGGTGTCAT CTTCCTAACCAAGAGAGGCCGGCAGGTCTGTGCTGACCCCAGTGAGGACTGGGTCCAGAAATACGTCAGCGACCTGGAGCTGAGTGCCTGA